A stretch of Vannielia litorea DNA encodes these proteins:
- a CDS encoding response regulator has product MKVLIVDDDPVFRQAFEAVLRSQDIRELCVAESGAEALRIVNGRDDSFDCIFVDIQMPEMDGIELTSILKSLDRTGETQIVMVTGMYDRQYIDKAFMAGADDYITKPLEPIEFRARMSSIRRVHESRNQTAAMQSQLSEAASRQHQFDFEDPITPPDVNGLISYNALRNYLKAIGRPRFAMSQRVGFCVENAANIYVRTTDEEFLDIMADVAEVIVDTLKVHNMVLAYAGCGDFIAVTTAAPMVSADQLESMINGALEEYQETYLNNCFPIVRAGKPGRGSFFSRRNIDEAIEDTINSARARSIGSQFSARKSA; this is encoded by the coding sequence ATGAAAGTCCTCATCGTTGACGACGACCCGGTGTTCCGACAGGCCTTCGAGGCCGTCCTCCGCAGCCAGGACATAAGGGAGCTCTGCGTCGCCGAGTCCGGCGCCGAAGCCCTGCGGATCGTGAATGGCCGCGATGACAGCTTCGACTGCATCTTCGTCGACATCCAGATGCCCGAGATGGATGGCATCGAGCTGACCAGCATCCTCAAGTCCCTCGACCGCACGGGCGAGACCCAGATCGTCATGGTCACCGGCATGTACGACCGCCAGTATATCGACAAGGCCTTCATGGCCGGGGCCGACGACTACATCACCAAGCCGCTCGAGCCCATCGAGTTCCGGGCGCGCATGTCGTCGATCCGCCGGGTCCACGAATCGCGCAACCAGACCGCGGCCATGCAGTCGCAGCTCAGCGAGGCCGCATCGCGCCAGCACCAGTTCGACTTCGAGGATCCGATCACCCCGCCCGACGTGAACGGGCTGATCTCCTACAACGCGCTGCGCAACTACCTCAAGGCCATCGGCCGCCCGCGGTTTGCCATGAGCCAACGCGTCGGGTTCTGCGTGGAAAACGCCGCCAACATCTATGTCCGCACCACCGATGAGGAGTTTCTCGACATCATGGCCGACGTGGCCGAGGTGATCGTCGACACCCTCAAGGTGCACAACATGGTGCTCGCCTACGCGGGCTGCGGCGATTTCATCGCCGTCACCACAGCCGCCCCCATGGTCTCCGCCGATCAGCTGGAAAGCATGATCAACGGCGCCCTGGAAGAGTATCAGGAAACCTACCTCAACAACTGCTTCCCGATCGTGCGCGCCGGCAAGCCGGGCCGCGGCTCGTTCTTCTCGCGCCGCAACATCGACGAAGCCATAGAGGACACGATCAACTCCGCGCGCGCCCGGTCCATCGGGTCGCAGTTCTCTGCCCGCAAGAGCGCGTGA
- a CDS encoding sensor histidine kinase: MRRFETEDVEFLARQMKDYAEVGKNLVLQRQMIFGAALVLAGYYYSLELAFITGALIAVSEVYDLVIFGKVLAWDGKDRKAARKHLRRICIGTILSAGVIVFYSVAIAVVQGPGTHFMSLFFLFAAALFAAMNNHHILPVLILRLAFYAGAFVFIPVRDIVVTGAGIDSELWAQLFTSVFVLYFVIDCSRIYLSFYRSSVNQMEALKIENHRAQEAYKAKTEFVSTMSHELRTPLTSIKGSIDLAHAGHLGPLSDKAVQVMAIAKRNCTRLIDLIDEILDMQKIEAGRMPFNMTTFDLSSQIEHAVDTNAPYATRLGVRVEFEGPGKPLYVEGDATRIEQVLSNMISNAAKFSPEGSKVRVRVETIADRVRVSVIDQGKGLSDADRERVFDKFSQVDSSDTRKIGGTGLGMNISKQIITAHDGIIDFFGNEERGTTFYFELMLQPDGPAGAAAPEAAAEPEIRRASLAS; encoded by the coding sequence ATGAGACGCTTCGAAACCGAAGACGTCGAGTTCCTGGCCCGGCAGATGAAGGACTATGCCGAGGTCGGCAAGAACCTGGTGCTGCAGCGCCAGATGATTTTCGGCGCGGCGCTCGTGCTCGCCGGCTACTACTACAGCCTCGAACTGGCCTTCATCACCGGCGCGCTGATCGCGGTCTCCGAGGTCTACGACCTGGTCATCTTCGGCAAGGTGCTCGCCTGGGACGGCAAGGACCGCAAGGCCGCCCGCAAGCATCTGCGGCGGATCTGCATCGGCACCATCCTGAGCGCAGGGGTCATCGTGTTCTACTCGGTGGCGATCGCCGTGGTGCAGGGCCCCGGCACGCATTTCATGTCGCTCTTCTTCCTCTTCGCCGCCGCGCTCTTCGCCGCGATGAACAACCACCACATCCTGCCGGTTCTCATCCTGCGCCTGGCCTTCTATGCCGGCGCCTTCGTCTTCATCCCGGTGCGCGACATCGTCGTGACCGGCGCCGGGATCGATTCCGAGCTCTGGGCCCAGCTCTTCACCAGCGTCTTCGTGCTCTACTTCGTGATCGACTGCTCGCGCATCTACCTCTCGTTCTACCGCTCCAGCGTGAACCAGATGGAGGCGCTCAAGATCGAGAACCACCGGGCGCAGGAGGCCTACAAGGCCAAGACCGAGTTCGTCTCGACCATGAGCCACGAGCTGCGCACGCCGCTGACCTCGATCAAGGGCTCGATCGACCTCGCCCATGCCGGCCACCTAGGGCCGCTCTCCGACAAGGCGGTGCAGGTCATGGCCATCGCCAAGCGCAACTGCACCCGCCTCATCGACCTGATCGACGAGATCCTCGACATGCAGAAGATCGAGGCCGGCAGAATGCCCTTCAACATGACCACCTTCGACCTGTCGAGCCAGATCGAGCACGCGGTCGATACCAATGCGCCCTATGCCACGCGGCTCGGGGTGCGGGTCGAGTTCGAGGGGCCGGGCAAGCCGCTCTACGTGGAGGGCGACGCGACCCGGATCGAGCAGGTCCTGAGCAACATGATCTCCAACGCCGCAAAGTTCTCGCCCGAGGGCAGCAAGGTGCGGGTGCGCGTCGAGACCATCGCGGACCGGGTCCGGGTTTCGGTGATCGATCAGGGCAAGGGCCTCTCCGATGCCGACCGCGAGCGCGTGTTCGACAAGTTCAGCCAGGTCGATTCCTCCGACACCCGCAAGATCGGCGGAACCGGGCTCGGCATGAACATCTCCAAGCAGATCATCACCGCCCATGACGGCATCATAGACTTCTTCGGCAACGAGGAGCGCGGCACGACCTTCTATTTCGAGCTCATGCTGCAGCCGGACGGTCCGGCCGGTGCCGCCGCCCCCGAAGCCGCCGCCGAACCCGAGATCCGACGCGCATCGCTCGCCAGCTGA
- a CDS encoding acyl-homoserine-lactone synthase — MGHFGQIGPSKAQRIFPQLDTPGVVTHYAVRLPDREKPLPNMLENILRPSSGLRATTLSLETMHHHGDLMVKYLRARRDVFIVAKRWQLPETAGMEFDQYDTPEARWIVVHERDEVLAGIRIAPTTARCGLHSYMIRDAQLGLLDGLPLDPLYEAAPVSPKIWEATRLFLLDKVPAQRRADVQRVLMLEMAAAARREGAEQVIGIVPAVFQRWLNRIGMNAVPVGPRFELDGDRSQAALFDVRGEPGAQSGSVS, encoded by the coding sequence ATGGGGCATTTTGGGCAGATCGGGCCGAGCAAGGCCCAGAGGATCTTCCCTCAGCTGGACACTCCCGGGGTCGTCACGCATTACGCCGTGCGCCTGCCCGACAGGGAAAAACCGCTCCCGAACATGCTGGAGAACATCCTTCGCCCGTCCAGCGGGCTCAGGGCAACCACACTTTCGCTGGAGACAATGCATCACCACGGCGACCTGATGGTCAAGTACCTCAGGGCCAGGCGCGATGTTTTTATCGTCGCCAAGCGCTGGCAGCTGCCCGAAACCGCCGGCATGGAGTTTGACCAGTACGACACGCCGGAGGCCCGGTGGATCGTGGTGCACGAAAGGGACGAAGTGCTTGCCGGCATCCGGATCGCGCCCACCACCGCCCGCTGCGGCCTGCACAGCTACATGATCCGCGACGCGCAGCTCGGTCTGCTCGACGGCCTGCCGCTGGATCCGCTCTACGAGGCGGCCCCGGTCAGCCCGAAGATCTGGGAGGCGACGCGGCTCTTTCTGCTCGACAAGGTCCCGGCCCAGCGCCGCGCCGACGTGCAGCGCGTGCTCATGCTGGAGATGGCTGCCGCGGCGCGCAGGGAAGGGGCGGAGCAGGTCATCGGCATCGTTCCGGCCGTCTTCCAGCGCTGGTTGAACCGGATCGGCATGAACGCGGTGCCGGTGGGGCCGCGGTTCGAACTCGACGGCGACCGCTCGCAGGCCGCCCTGTTCGACGTTCGGGGCGAACCCGGTGCGCAATCGGGTTCCGTGAGTTAA
- a CDS encoding response regulator: MTEAGEKPRILHVDDDDDIRAIAQIALEVVGGLTLAQCASGAEALDIVEDFAPDLFLLDVMMPGMTGEETLAALRELPGMGSVPVVFMTAKAQVNDVEHLMTLGTAKVIAKPFDPLTLAAEIETILAESTAP; the protein is encoded by the coding sequence ATGACCGAAGCAGGAGAGAAGCCGCGCATATTGCATGTCGATGACGATGACGACATCCGCGCGATCGCGCAGATCGCGCTCGAAGTCGTGGGCGGATTGACCCTGGCGCAATGCGCCAGCGGGGCCGAAGCGCTGGACATCGTCGAGGATTTCGCCCCGGACCTCTTTCTGCTCGACGTGATGATGCCCGGCATGACCGGAGAGGAAACGCTGGCCGCGCTCCGGGAGCTGCCCGGAATGGGCAGCGTGCCGGTGGTCTTCATGACCGCGAAGGCGCAGGTGAACGACGTGGAGCACCTGATGACGCTGGGCACCGCGAAGGTGATCGCCAAGCCCTTCGACCCGCTGACGCTGGCCGCGGAGATAGAGACGATCCTGGCGGAGAGCACCGCGCCGTGA
- a CDS encoding response regulator: MKILAVDDDTTFLALLESVLREAGYDQVETAQNADEAVRLIKAKDSSYDCFLLDICMPGENGIALCRHIRNNPAYRFAPILMLTARLDDASIDAAFKAGATDYVTKPLRGLELGARIRTACLLTDHMKKSFGLEKATEALQTRLDSLVQSTLAEPLDLEARSQCITQRDLEKALCLLPKKVFALAVCAFRVDDIEQIYQDLSQEAFRALLSEVALGISRSIAPRQHYLCYTGDGVFGCVVVNGKRRRSDVPALPAKPGALTVSGEGFEPREIHLSSHLVADLPLQSGSCAVDALRTAVAKVSEKSLMHRLQRDLDRNRLRSGAVVPRRPRLGLSTRMFSGSSDRKAGTGERE, translated from the coding sequence ATGAAGATCCTTGCCGTCGACGACGACACCACTTTTCTCGCGCTGCTCGAGTCAGTGCTCCGGGAGGCGGGCTACGACCAGGTCGAAACGGCCCAGAACGCGGACGAGGCCGTTCGCCTGATCAAGGCGAAGGATAGCTCCTACGATTGCTTCCTGCTCGACATCTGCATGCCGGGCGAGAACGGGATCGCGCTGTGCCGCCACATCCGGAACAACCCGGCCTATCGCTTCGCGCCCATCCTGATGCTCACCGCGCGACTCGACGACGCCTCCATTGATGCCGCCTTCAAGGCCGGCGCCACGGACTACGTGACCAAGCCGCTCCGGGGCCTCGAACTCGGTGCCAGGATCCGGACGGCCTGCCTGCTGACCGACCACATGAAAAAGTCCTTCGGCCTCGAGAAGGCCACCGAGGCGCTTCAGACCCGGCTCGACTCGCTGGTGCAATCGACGCTGGCCGAACCTCTCGATCTCGAGGCCCGCAGCCAGTGCATCACGCAGCGCGACCTCGAGAAGGCCCTCTGCCTGCTCCCGAAAAAGGTCTTTGCCCTGGCGGTCTGCGCGTTTCGGGTCGATGACATCGAGCAGATCTACCAGGATCTGTCGCAGGAGGCCTTCCGCGCCCTGCTCTCCGAGGTTGCCCTCGGGATTTCGCGCAGCATCGCCCCGCGGCAGCACTACCTGTGCTACACCGGCGATGGCGTGTTCGGTTGTGTGGTCGTCAACGGCAAGCGGCGCCGGTCAGACGTGCCTGCCCTTCCGGCCAAGCCCGGCGCCCTCACCGTGAGCGGCGAAGGCTTCGAGCCCCGCGAGATCCACCTGAGCAGCCACCTCGTCGCCGACCTGCCGCTGCAATCGGGCTCCTGTGCCGTCGATGCCCTGCGCACCGCCGTTGCCAAGGTCTCGGAGAAAAGCCTGATGCACCGCCTCCAGCGCGATCTCGACCGCAACCGGCTCCGCAGTGGCGCCGTGGTGCCACGACGCCCGCGGCTCGGGCTGAGCACCCGGATGTTCTCGGGATCGTCGGATCGCAAGGCCGGCACGGGCGAGCGCGAGTAA
- a CDS encoding GntR family transcriptional regulator — MASSIAITNRSLHDQVASRVRDLIIEGRLEPGSRIDEAHLIEELGVSRTPFREALRTLAAEGLVIVRPSKGSIVRKLTPEDVFSMLEVLGHLEKLAGELACERASDEEVTGLIALHNRMMDCYRTRDRMPYYKMNQEFHSRLAELSKNETLLEMQANIQARLKRIRYIGNQKPDSWAGAVADHEEMVRALEDRDGQRLGTAMATHLKRTWDRVKDSI, encoded by the coding sequence ATGGCGTCGTCGATTGCCATTACCAACCGCTCCCTGCACGACCAGGTCGCAAGCCGCGTGCGAGACCTGATCATCGAGGGGCGCCTGGAGCCCGGAAGCCGAATCGACGAGGCGCATCTCATCGAGGAACTGGGCGTGTCGCGCACCCCCTTCCGCGAGGCCCTGCGCACCCTGGCCGCCGAAGGGCTGGTGATCGTGCGGCCCTCCAAGGGCAGCATCGTGCGCAAGCTGACCCCGGAGGATGTGTTCTCGATGCTGGAGGTTCTCGGGCATCTCGAAAAGCTGGCCGGCGAGCTGGCCTGCGAGCGCGCCAGCGACGAGGAGGTGACCGGCCTGATCGCCCTGCACAACCGCATGATGGATTGCTACCGCACCCGCGACCGCATGCCCTACTACAAGATGAACCAGGAGTTTCACTCGCGGCTGGCGGAGCTTTCCAAGAACGAGACCCTGCTGGAAATGCAGGCAAACATCCAGGCCCGCCTCAAGCGCATCCGCTACATCGGCAACCAGAAGCCCGATTCCTGGGCCGGTGCGGTGGCCGACCACGAGGAGATGGTGCGCGCCCTCGAGGACCGGGACGGCCAGCGCCTCGGCACGGCCATGGCCACGCACCTCAAGAGAACCTGGGACCGGGTGAAGGACAGCATCTAG
- a CDS encoding TRAP transporter substrate-binding protein codes for MKTLRNGGFAGLVVCAMSMTAAPTLADTYIVAVGAASNSLQGRSAAKFAEDLQAELGDAHTVEFYADGQLGDEKELMQKLRLGTVQFTLISSIMTNVAPEFALFDMPFLVQDRAHLKAIDAEIVQKDLAPKAEAAGLKVLSTWENGFRQITNNTRPINTPADLAGLKIRTPSSEWRVSMFKEWGANPTPMSFSEVFVALQTGTMDGQENPLTNITGANFQEVQKYLSLTGHVYSPTYLTSGLESWNGLPDDVKAAVTKVGAAVQDWSLAEGETADNELVDKVKAAGMEVNQADKKAFIEASAPVYAAFASQVEGGEELVSRAQALAE; via the coding sequence ATGAAAACCCTTCGTAACGGCGGATTCGCCGGTCTGGTCGTTTGTGCGATGTCGATGACCGCGGCGCCCACGCTGGCAGATACCTACATCGTCGCCGTCGGCGCGGCATCCAATAGCCTCCAGGGGCGCAGCGCGGCCAAGTTCGCCGAAGACCTGCAGGCCGAGCTGGGTGATGCCCATACCGTCGAGTTCTACGCCGACGGCCAGCTCGGTGACGAGAAGGAGCTGATGCAGAAACTCCGCCTCGGCACCGTCCAGTTCACCCTGATCTCTTCGATCATGACCAACGTCGCGCCCGAGTTCGCGCTCTTCGACATGCCGTTCCTCGTGCAGGACCGCGCCCACCTGAAAGCTATCGACGCCGAGATCGTGCAGAAGGATCTCGCCCCCAAGGCCGAGGCGGCCGGGCTCAAGGTGCTGTCGACCTGGGAGAACGGCTTCCGCCAGATCACCAACAACACCCGCCCGATCAACACGCCCGCCGACCTGGCCGGGCTGAAGATCCGCACGCCCTCTTCGGAGTGGCGCGTGTCGATGTTCAAGGAGTGGGGCGCCAACCCGACGCCGATGTCGTTCTCCGAGGTTTTCGTGGCGCTCCAGACCGGCACCATGGACGGACAGGAAAACCCGCTGACCAACATCACCGGCGCAAACTTCCAGGAAGTGCAGAAGTATCTCAGCCTCACCGGCCACGTCTACTCGCCCACCTACCTGACCAGCGGCCTCGAAAGCTGGAACGGCCTGCCCGATGACGTGAAGGCCGCCGTGACCAAGGTTGGCGCTGCGGTTCAGGACTGGTCGCTCGCAGAGGGCGAGACCGCCGACAACGAGCTGGTCGACAAGGTCAAGGCTGCGGGCATGGAGGTCAACCAGGCCGACAAGAAAGCCTTCATCGAGGCCTCCGCGCCGGTCTACGCCGCCTTTGCCAGCCAGGTCGAGGGTGGCGAAGAGCTGGTGAGCCGCGCCCAGGCGCTCGCCGAGTAA
- a CDS encoding TRAP transporter small permease, with protein MVAKFEKALLWVIETICLALLIILALSVIYSTTMRYLGASPSWYDEIASVLLAWLTYFGATYALFLRQHMSFGGIVTALPRNAAVALALVSEVLVIGFFAVVAWYGNAVLAVARWDSLLSIRWMTLDIVQSVIPITAILMIIGTLLTMPRALRNAAAGIDTDHAEIEQAIADAERENADASRKDDTK; from the coding sequence ATGGTCGCGAAATTCGAAAAGGCGCTGCTGTGGGTGATCGAGACGATCTGCCTGGCGCTGCTCATCATCCTTGCTCTCTCGGTCATCTACTCGACGACCATGCGCTACCTCGGCGCGTCGCCCTCCTGGTACGACGAGATCGCCAGTGTCCTGCTGGCCTGGCTCACCTACTTCGGCGCGACCTACGCGCTGTTCCTGCGCCAGCACATGAGCTTCGGCGGCATCGTCACCGCCCTGCCGCGAAACGCCGCCGTGGCGCTGGCGCTCGTCTCCGAGGTGCTGGTGATCGGCTTCTTCGCCGTGGTCGCCTGGTATGGCAACGCGGTGCTTGCGGTGGCCAGGTGGGACTCGCTCCTGAGCATCCGCTGGATGACGCTCGACATCGTCCAGTCGGTGATCCCGATCACCGCCATTCTCATGATCATCGGCACGCTGCTGACCATGCCCCGCGCCCTGCGCAACGCCGCGGCCGGCATCGACACCGATCACGCCGAAATCGAACAGGCCATCGCCGACGCCGAACGCGAGAATGCGGACGCGTCCCGTAAGGACGACACCAAATGA
- a CDS encoding TRAP transporter large permease, with the protein MILLFTTIALIGLILMNVPIAVAIGIVALAGLMLTPGGATLYDMAIALYSGSTSFPLIAIPLFILAGNLMNTSGISVRLINFVTSLIGFVRGGLGMVNIGVSMVFAEISGSAVADVAATGTVLIPEMKKRGYSRTLAAAITSSSASLAIIIPPSIPMILYGAIAETSVLKLFVAGVVPGILGGVLLMAVTYVLAIRYDLPRAEGFDLCHIWKSFKEAIWALLMPVIILGGIFSGVVTATEGAGLAVLAALVIGIFIYRDLDVSRLRKVMLEGVSQTGVVMLLVATSAALGLFLTQAQVPQQLAKQITEFTTNPLVVLALLNLLLLVLGMFLHGAAAIILVVPVVMPLVNAVGIDPIHFGIMVTLNLAIGQQTPPVASVLITSCSIAKAGIWETSRANLPFIGVLAFILLLVTYVPQVSLALTDLIQ; encoded by the coding sequence ATGATCCTGCTTTTCACCACGATCGCCCTGATCGGGCTGATCCTCATGAACGTGCCCATCGCCGTCGCCATCGGCATCGTGGCCCTCGCCGGGCTGATGCTGACCCCCGGTGGCGCGACCCTCTACGACATGGCCATCGCGCTCTATTCCGGGTCAACCTCCTTTCCGCTGATCGCGATCCCGCTCTTCATCCTGGCCGGAAACCTGATGAACACCTCGGGCATCTCGGTGCGGCTGATCAACTTCGTCACCTCGCTGATCGGCTTCGTCCGGGGCGGCCTGGGGATGGTCAACATCGGCGTGTCGATGGTCTTTGCCGAGATCTCGGGCTCCGCCGTGGCCGATGTGGCCGCGACCGGAACCGTGCTCATCCCGGAGATGAAGAAGCGCGGCTATTCGCGCACGCTCGCGGCGGCGATCACCTCCTCCTCGGCCTCTCTGGCCATCATCATCCCGCCCTCGATCCCGATGATCCTCTACGGCGCGATCGCCGAGACCTCGGTGCTCAAGCTCTTCGTGGCCGGTGTGGTGCCGGGCATCCTGGGCGGCGTCCTTCTGATGGCGGTGACCTACGTGCTGGCGATCCGCTACGACCTGCCGCGCGCCGAGGGCTTCGACCTGTGCCACATCTGGAAGTCGTTCAAGGAGGCGATCTGGGCGCTGCTGATGCCGGTGATCATCCTCGGCGGCATCTTCTCGGGCGTCGTGACCGCGACCGAAGGCGCGGGGCTCGCCGTGCTGGCGGCGCTGGTCATCGGCATCTTCATCTACCGCGATCTCGACGTGTCGCGGCTGCGCAAGGTGATGCTCGAGGGCGTCAGCCAGACCGGCGTGGTCATGCTGCTGGTGGCCACCTCGGCGGCGCTGGGGCTGTTCCTGACCCAGGCGCAGGTGCCGCAGCAACTGGCGAAGCAGATCACCGAGTTCACCACCAACCCGCTGGTCGTCCTGGCGCTGCTGAACCTGCTGCTGCTGGTGCTGGGCATGTTCCTGCACGGCGCGGCGGCGATCATCCTGGTGGTTCCGGTGGTAATGCCGCTGGTCAACGCGGTGGGCATCGACCCGATCCACTTCGGGATCATGGTCACCCTCAACCTGGCCATCGGCCAGCAGACCCCGCCGGTCGCGTCGGTGCTGATCACCTCCTGCTCGATCGCCAAAGCGGGCATCTGGGAGACCTCGCGCGCCAACCTGCCGTTCATCGGCGTCCTCGCCTTCATTCTCTTGCTGGTCACCTACGTGCCGCAGGTGTCCCTCGCTCTTACGGACCTCATCCAATGA
- a CDS encoding 4-hydroxythreonine-4-phosphate dehydrogenase PdxA, with product MTEPKPRIAIIPGDPSGIGPELIAKLLHEEGVREAADILLVGDEHLWQRGAEQAGLDLELTRIGEAEIDGQAGLSWLPMETIAPEEVEVATLSRAGGACSLRCLDKALDLALAGKVDGVLFGPFNKAALTSAGMNAEDEHRYMARYLGFEGYHSEINVLDELMTTRVTSHIGLRDVAERITAKAVEQAIGLAETTLRRAGKGRPHVAVAALNPHAGDNGKFGREEIDILQPVIEAAQREQRNVSGPWPSDTVFLKAQRGEVDAVVTMYHDQGQIAIKLMGFDRGVTVAGGLPVPVATPAHGTAFDIAGQGLANVGATLQAFKLLVRMATNHRAARAAA from the coding sequence ATGACCGAACCGAAACCACGTATCGCCATCATTCCCGGAGACCCCTCCGGGATCGGACCGGAACTGATTGCCAAGCTGCTGCACGAGGAGGGGGTGCGGGAGGCCGCAGACATCCTGCTGGTCGGAGACGAGCACCTGTGGCAACGCGGTGCCGAGCAGGCCGGGCTCGACCTCGAGCTGACCCGGATCGGCGAGGCCGAGATCGACGGGCAGGCGGGGCTCTCCTGGCTTCCGATGGAGACGATCGCGCCGGAAGAGGTGGAGGTTGCCACGCTGAGCAGGGCAGGGGGCGCGTGCAGCCTGCGCTGCCTCGACAAGGCGCTTGACCTCGCCCTCGCCGGAAAGGTCGATGGCGTGCTCTTCGGCCCGTTCAACAAGGCCGCGCTGACCAGCGCCGGGATGAACGCCGAGGACGAGCACCGCTACATGGCCCGCTACCTCGGCTTCGAGGGCTACCACAGCGAGATCAACGTGCTCGACGAGTTGATGACGACGCGGGTGACCAGCCACATCGGCCTGCGCGACGTGGCCGAGAGGATCACGGCGAAGGCGGTGGAACAGGCCATCGGCCTTGCCGAAACCACCCTGCGGCGCGCCGGCAAGGGCCGCCCCCATGTCGCGGTGGCGGCGCTCAACCCGCATGCGGGCGACAACGGCAAGTTCGGCCGCGAGGAGATCGACATCCTCCAGCCGGTGATCGAGGCGGCGCAGCGCGAGCAGCGCAACGTCTCCGGCCCCTGGCCCTCGGACACGGTGTTTCTGAAGGCGCAGCGCGGCGAGGTCGATGCGGTGGTGACCATGTATCACGACCAGGGCCAGATCGCGATCAAGCTGATGGGCTTCGACCGCGGCGTGACCGTTGCCGGCGGCCTGCCGGTGCCGGTTGCCACGCCCGCCCATGGCACCGCCTTCGACATTGCCGGACAGGGCCTCGCAAATGTCGGCGCCACCCTGCAAGCCTTCAAACTGCTGGTCCGCATGGCCACCAACCACCGTGCCGCCCGCGCGGCCGCCTGA
- a CDS encoding L-rhamnonate dehydratase has translation MTKIKSIRTRVWNWTGPTVPPTGNFCTNASDALWMKGDAMASFRFHQWLTCEVETEDGTIGIGNAALAPSVVKKAIDDWYAPLVVGEDPFDYAYIWEKMYRRTHAWGRKGIGMTAISAIDIAIWDLMGKLVGKPVFKLLGGRTKEKIPVYYSKLYAGPVESMQAEAEEAMKNGYTAYKSRFGYGPKDGMQGMRENLKRVEALREVIGYDNDLMLECYMGWNLDYAKRMLPKLAKYEPRWLEEPVIADDVEGYAELNAMNIVPISGGEHEFSIIGCADLIRKKAVSVLQYDTNRVGGITAAQKINAIAEAAQIPVIPHAGQVHNYHLTMANTNCPISEYFPVFDVEVGNELFYYIFEGDPEAVNGFLQLDDDKPGLGIEITDKHLAHFEIVE, from the coding sequence ATGACCAAGATCAAATCCATCCGCACGCGGGTCTGGAACTGGACCGGCCCGACCGTGCCGCCGACGGGCAACTTCTGCACCAACGCCTCCGATGCGCTCTGGATGAAGGGCGATGCGATGGCTTCGTTCCGCTTTCACCAGTGGCTCACCTGCGAGGTCGAGACCGAGGATGGCACCATCGGCATCGGCAACGCGGCGCTTGCCCCTTCGGTGGTCAAGAAGGCCATCGACGACTGGTATGCCCCGCTGGTGGTGGGCGAGGACCCCTTCGACTACGCCTACATCTGGGAAAAGATGTATCGCCGGACCCATGCCTGGGGCCGCAAGGGCATCGGCATGACCGCGATCTCCGCCATCGACATCGCGATCTGGGACCTGATGGGCAAGCTGGTGGGCAAGCCGGTGTTCAAGCTGCTGGGCGGGCGCACCAAGGAGAAGATCCCGGTCTATTACTCCAAGCTCTACGCCGGGCCGGTGGAGAGCATGCAGGCCGAGGCCGAGGAGGCCATGAAGAACGGCTACACCGCCTACAAGTCGCGCTTCGGCTACGGCCCCAAGGACGGGATGCAGGGCATGCGCGAGAACCTCAAGCGCGTCGAGGCGCTGCGCGAGGTGATCGGCTACGACAACGACCTCATGCTCGAGTGCTACATGGGCTGGAACCTCGACTACGCCAAGCGGATGCTGCCCAAGCTGGCCAAGTACGAGCCGCGCTGGCTGGAGGAGCCGGTCATCGCCGACGACGTCGAGGGCTATGCCGAGCTGAACGCCATGAACATCGTGCCGATCTCGGGCGGCGAGCACGAGTTCTCGATCATCGGCTGCGCCGACCTGATCCGCAAGAAGGCGGTGAGCGTGCTGCAATACGACACCAACCGGGTCGGCGGCATCACCGCGGCGCAAAAGATCAACGCCATCGCCGAGGCGGCGCAGATCCCGGTGATCCCGCACGCCGGGCAGGTCCACAACTACCACCTGACGATGGCCAACACGAACTGCCCGATCTCCGAGTATTTCCCGGTCTTCGATGTCGAGGTGGGCAACGAGCTGTTCTACTACATCTTCGAGGGCGACCCGGAGGCGGTAAACGGCTTCCTGCAGCTCGACGACGACAAGCCCGGCCTCGGCATCGAGATCACCGACAAGCACCTCGCGCATTTCGAGATCGTCGAATGA